The Helicobacter mustelae genome has a segment encoding these proteins:
- the grpE gene encoding nucleotide exchange factor GrpE, which produces MSELTKEELLAELELAKQEYEKKKEEYEKVSLALEGLEHSHEHKDQQNSSDPVQETQQQEDYEQKYNELKNEYLRVFADFENSKKRLEKDKVQALEYAYEKFAKDLLPILDALHNAKEVSKENPAILEGIIFVVENLIKTLAKYGIEEIPTDGDFDPNFHDCIMQVPHAELDEGAIAQVMQKGYKYKERTLRPAMVAIVKN; this is translated from the coding sequence ATGAGTGAACTCACAAAAGAAGAACTCTTAGCAGAGCTTGAGCTTGCAAAACAAGAGTACGAAAAAAAGAAAGAGGAATATGAAAAAGTTTCTTTGGCACTGGAAGGGTTGGAACATTCCCATGAACACAAAGACCAGCAAAATAGCAGCGATCCTGTGCAAGAAACCCAACAACAGGAGGATTATGAACAAAAGTATAATGAACTAAAAAATGAATATCTAAGAGTATTTGCAGACTTTGAAAATAGCAAAAAACGCTTGGAAAAAGATAAAGTCCAGGCGCTGGAATATGCATATGAGAAGTTTGCAAAAGATTTATTACCAATTTTGGATGCATTGCATAATGCCAAAGAAGTATCCAAAGAGAATCCTGCCATCTTAGAGGGGATTATCTTTGTGGTAGAAAATCTCATCAAAACGCTTGCCAAATACGGGATCGAGGAGATCCCCACAGATGGAGATTTTGATCCAAACTTCCATGATTGTATTATGCAAGTGCCACACGCAGAACTAGATGAGGGAGCGATCGCACAAGTCATGCAAAAAGGCTATAAATACAAAGAAAGAACTCTGCGACCTGCAATGGTAGCAATTGTAAAAAACTAA
- a CDS encoding HrcA family transcriptional regulator yields the protein MLKLFTFLRHNAKQSKQRMCMGYNKTMLLEQVIQEYLRLKEPIGSEMLKNTLSLKISSATIRNYFKLLMEEGILVQPHISGGRIPTHFAMKNYWRQRIDFKSQILVIHDDDETIMQICKQHEVFLLFKKKISQKLTEIQNVQDRYLILIFEKGEILLPYNSRLERFLSELIGLDIDEIKNIAYQVMAHGALKKMNHLQNEELRYFGLENIDFLIQSPHYHELFFEILEGRIFDKVQSSILFDPIFPEGYMGILQNVIQNRQEYKMLCIGTLMVDYQNFYEQIAA from the coding sequence ATGCTAAAATTATTTACTTTTTTGAGGCATAATGCCAAGCAATCTAAGCAAAGGATGTGTATGGGTTACAATAAAACAATGTTGTTAGAACAAGTCATACAAGAATATTTACGGCTCAAGGAGCCCATCGGTTCTGAAATGCTAAAAAACACATTGTCACTAAAGATAAGCTCAGCAACCATCCGTAATTATTTCAAATTGCTCATGGAAGAAGGGATTTTGGTGCAACCTCATATTAGTGGGGGGAGAATCCCTACGCATTTTGCGATGAAGAATTACTGGCGACAAAGGATAGATTTCAAATCTCAAATCCTTGTCATCCATGATGATGATGAGACTATCATGCAGATTTGCAAACAGCATGAAGTGTTTTTGCTATTCAAAAAAAAGATTTCTCAAAAGCTCACAGAAATCCAAAATGTGCAAGATAGATACCTCATCCTCATTTTTGAAAAAGGCGAGATTTTGCTCCCCTATAATTCAAGGCTAGAGCGCTTTCTCTCTGAACTCATCGGGCTGGATATCGATGAAATTAAAAACATCGCCTACCAGGTAATGGCACATGGCGCGCTAAAAAAGATGAATCATTTGCAAAATGAGGAATTGCGCTATTTTGGACTAGAAAATATCGATTTTCTCATCCAATCCCCGCATTATCATGAATTGTTTTTTGAGATTTTGGAAGGAAGGATCTTTGACAAGGTACAGAGTAGCATTTTGTTTGATCCTATTTTTCCAGAGGGCTACATGGGGATTTTGCAAAATGTCATCCAAAATCGCCAAGAATACAAGATGCTTTGCATCGGCACCTTGATGGTGGATTATCAAAACTTTTATGAGCAAATTGCTGCTTAA
- a CDS encoding nucleotide sugar dehydrogenase → MDKIAIIGLGYVGLPLAIAFGRHYPTIGYDINETRIKELQENFDRNGQVEDFASSKKLSFCKDRDSLKDCNIYIITVPTPIDAHKRPDISLLLGASRLVGEFLQKGDIVIYESTTYPTCTKKQCVPVLEDASGLVFNEDFFVGYSPERINPGDSLHTLENITKITSGSTKESAKKINTLYQSIVQDTYLAPSIEIAEAAKAIENAQRDLNIAFVNELSLIFDKIGVDTQEVLNAAKTKWNFLPFTPGLVGGHCISVDPYYLMHIAHEYGYHPKIITSGRLINDAIPSFIAQKTIKLLTQHKSNPLSAKIGIFGASFKENCKDIRNAKVFEVYKELKEYGVCVEIFDSLIDVKEAQSHYGIEVQKLDKLQGKYEALIIAIPHEEFLDFDYAGHLAENGFIFDIKGVLKKKTKNLYKL, encoded by the coding sequence ATGGATAAAATCGCAATTATTGGACTGGGCTATGTGGGACTACCCCTTGCCATCGCATTTGGGAGACACTACCCCACCATCGGCTATGACATCAATGAGACTCGCATCAAGGAACTGCAGGAAAATTTTGATAGAAATGGACAAGTGGAGGATTTTGCCTCATCAAAAAAGCTTTCATTTTGCAAGGATAGGGACTCTCTCAAAGATTGCAATATCTACATCATCACTGTACCCACGCCTATTGATGCGCACAAAAGACCAGACATCTCGCTGCTGCTAGGAGCCTCAAGGCTGGTAGGAGAATTCTTGCAAAAAGGAGACATCGTGATCTATGAATCCACCACCTACCCCACTTGCACAAAAAAGCAATGTGTGCCAGTTTTGGAGGATGCAAGTGGGCTTGTCTTCAATGAGGACTTTTTCGTGGGATATTCTCCAGAGCGGATCAACCCAGGAGACAGTCTCCATACGCTAGAAAATATCACCAAAATCACCTCTGGCAGCACCAAGGAATCTGCAAAAAAAATCAATACTCTTTATCAAAGCATCGTGCAAGATACCTATCTAGCCCCAAGTATCGAGATCGCAGAGGCTGCTAAAGCCATCGAGAATGCACAAAGGGATCTCAACATCGCTTTTGTCAATGAATTGAGTCTGATTTTTGACAAAATTGGCGTTGATACCCAAGAAGTGCTAAATGCTGCAAAAACCAAATGGAATTTTCTGCCCTTTACCCCGGGGCTTGTGGGGGGGCACTGTATCAGCGTGGATCCCTATTATCTCATGCACATCGCCCATGAATATGGCTACCATCCCAAAATCATCACTTCAGGGCGTCTCATCAATGATGCGATCCCAAGCTTCATCGCACAAAAAACCATCAAGCTCCTGACCCAACACAAATCTAATCCCCTAAGTGCAAAGATAGGCATTTTTGGCGCGAGCTTCAAAGAGAATTGCAAAGATATTCGCAACGCAAAGGTATTTGAGGTTTATAAAGAACTCAAGGAATATGGTGTATGTGTGGAAATCTTTGATTCTTTAATCGATGTGAAAGAGGCCCAAAGCCACTATGGCATAGAGGTGCAGAAACTTGACAAACTGCAAGGAAAATATGAGGCATTGATCATCGCGATTCCTCATGAGGAATTTTTAGATTTTGATTATGCAGGGCATCTTGCTGAAAATGGCTTCATTTTTGACATCAAAGGAGTCCTGAAGAAAAAAACCAAAAATCTCTATAAACTTTAG
- a CDS encoding DegT/DnrJ/EryC1/StrS family aminotransferase, with translation MDFSGIKQDYQAHQKEIDAAIARVIASGQFIMGEEIEALEKKLSKFVGVRHALSCSSGTSALILCLLALGIGKDDEVITSSFSFFASAEAIAIVGARPVFVDIDESYNLDISKIRPLITKKTRAILAVSLFGQMGNLPALLELAKQENLWLIEDGAQSFGASYEGKKSGSIAHVSTTSFFPAKPLGCFGDGGAIFCNDEGIYHKLKLLRTHGQSMRYQHEIIGMNARLDSLQAAILQTKLGYYEQNLAKRQENARLYCKHLKDAKITLPFIDRKAKSSFAQFSILCKLRESLREFLQKRAIPTAVHYPIALHQQKAFGYLPSTKAPFAEQCAREILSLPLHPYLTPTQILTICQSIKEFYG, from the coding sequence ATTGATTTTTCTGGGATCAAGCAAGATTATCAAGCGCACCAAAAAGAGATCGATGCTGCCATTGCGCGCGTGATTGCAAGCGGGCAATTCATCATGGGAGAAGAAATAGAGGCACTAGAAAAAAAGCTTTCTAAATTTGTCGGGGTAAGGCATGCACTCTCCTGCTCAAGTGGCACAAGTGCACTCATCCTCTGCCTCCTAGCCCTAGGCATAGGCAAAGATGATGAGGTCATCACCTCAAGTTTTAGCTTTTTTGCGAGTGCGGAAGCTATCGCGATAGTGGGAGCTAGACCGGTTTTTGTAGATATTGATGAGAGCTATAACCTAGATATTTCAAAAATTAGACCCCTCATCACCAAAAAGACTAGGGCCATCCTTGCAGTGAGTCTCTTTGGGCAGATGGGGAATCTCCCTGCCTTGCTAGAGCTAGCAAAGCAGGAGAATTTATGGCTGATTGAAGATGGAGCCCAGAGCTTTGGCGCTAGCTATGAGGGCAAAAAAAGCGGGTCTATTGCGCATGTCAGCACGACAAGTTTTTTCCCCGCAAAGCCGCTAGGCTGCTTTGGTGATGGAGGTGCAATATTTTGTAATGATGAGGGGATTTATCACAAACTCAAGCTTTTGCGCACACATGGACAAAGCATGCGCTATCAGCATGAAATCATCGGAATGAATGCGCGTCTAGATAGCTTGCAAGCAGCGATCTTGCAAACAAAGCTTGGCTATTATGAACAAAATCTAGCAAAGAGACAGGAAAATGCCAGGCTTTATTGCAAACATCTCAAGGATGCCAAAATCACCCTGCCCTTTATTGATAGAAAGGCAAAAAGCTCTTTTGCACAATTTAGCATTTTGTGTAAGCTTAGAGAGAGTCTCAGAGAATTTTTGCAAAAAAGAGCCATCCCTACGGCTGTGCATTATCCCATCGCCCTGCATCAACAAAAAGCCTTTGGCTATCTTCCCAGCACAAAAGCACCCTTTGCAGAACAATGTGCCAGAGAGATTTTAAGCCTACCCCTCCATCCCTATCTCACCCCCACGCAGATTCTCACTATCTGCCAAAGCATCAAGGAATTTTATGGATAA
- a CDS encoding acyltransferase, translating to MQPTPQPRAQNEAQNSLQDGVNFFVHPTSIIEQPCKIGEGTKIWHFCHILPHTHIGARCSFGQNCVIGPGVFIGNGCKVQNNVSIYEGVSCEEDVFIGPSVVFSNVINPRAFINRRGEFLPTLLKKGCSIGANATIICGHSIGKYALIGAGAVVSRDVPDYALVVGNPARIIGWVDKTAQRLNFTQGRAWSQEEGCAYFLQDGRVKCGND from the coding sequence ATGCAACCAACACCCCAACCCAGAGCGCAAAATGAAGCGCAAAATAGCTTGCAGGATGGGGTAAATTTCTTTGTACATCCCACAAGCATCATCGAGCAGCCCTGCAAGATCGGAGAGGGCACCAAAATCTGGCATTTTTGTCATATCCTGCCACATACCCACATTGGCGCGCGCTGCTCCTTTGGACAAAATTGCGTCATTGGTCCGGGTGTCTTCATCGGCAATGGATGCAAGGTGCAAAATAATGTCAGCATTTATGAGGGAGTGAGCTGCGAGGAGGATGTCTTCATCGGGCCCTCTGTAGTTTTTAGCAATGTCATCAATCCCCGTGCCTTTATCAATCGTAGAGGCGAATTCCTCCCCACATTGCTCAAAAAAGGCTGCTCCATCGGAGCCAATGCCACGATTATCTGTGGGCATAGCATCGGAAAATATGCACTCATTGGCGCGGGTGCGGTGGTGAGCAGGGATGTGCCAGATTACGCGCTTGTGGTGGGCAATCCTGCGCGCATCATTGGCTGGGTGGACAAAACTGCACAAAGGCTAAATTTCACCCAAGGAAGGGCATGGAGTCAAGAGGAGGGATGTGCATATTTTTTGCAAGATGGAAGAGTGAAGTGTGGCAATGATTGA